The DNA sequence CGGATCTGTTATGGAAAAGCTGGAAAGCTGTGGCCCTTTGAGGGAATTCGAAATAATATGGGTCACCAAGCACATCCTCAAGGGACTGGACTTTCTCCACTCCAAAAACGTCATCCACCATGATATAAAACGTAAGTCCTTAGTCACCACCTGAGAAAGACCTTGATAGTGTAGGAACTCTATACAATCTTTATAGTTCTGAAGAATGTTAATTGGGTGCTAGAAATCCAATATCCACATGTGGTGCTCTTGGAAGGTACTGCGTTGAGGTGCATGAGGTGCTGTTACAGTATTTCTAGTGTAGTGGGCTTAGTGCAGTCAAACACGAACAATAGCAGTGCTTATAAGCACCTGTGTTTGTACATGCTTTAAAGACcaaattcatattaaaggaacagttcagtgtaaaaataaaaactatgtaaataggctgtgcaaaataaaaaatgtttctaatatagttagccaaaaatataatgtataaaggctggagtgagcggatgtcggAACAAAACACAACACACCTTCCTGCTTTTCTTCTCTCTAACTCAGCGGCTTTagggggggctacatgggtcataactgttcagtttgcaatcgatcctcagcatgcagctcagattcaaaagcaaaaagttatgacccatgtggctccccctcttgtcactgattggttactgcctggtaaccaatcagtgtaaaccaagagagctgcaaagcaggaagtattgttctggctattatgttagacatccagtcactccagcctttatatattacattactatattgaaaacattaattattttgcacagaatatctatttacccagtttttatttttacactgaacaattcctttaatactcATGGTTTGGAATGACCAGCCAACCACGCTCAAGCACTTTGCAGGCAGAGGAAGTACAGTACTCATCACATACAGGAAATCTCGTTTTAGCTGTTTTTAGTTGTAAATCATGATTACACGGTAGTACAATACACAATAGCAAAGTTGCTTAGTTATCAATGGAACAGAATTAATTGCTTAGTAATACCAAAACACTGAACAACATATCTTTATTAAGCCTTTAGGTAGCTTTTGGCCTTTCTGGGTTCCTGGTTCTATGACGCAGATACCTGTATGTGCTCTGTATAACAGGGCATAATAAACTTGAAGGACATAATTGGAGCTATTGTCAGCTGAAAATGCCTATATAGGGGAATACCTCTTAGATCTTGTCATAGCCAGTACAAAGAGGAACTATAAAATGTTGACAGCACAGATATTCCACTGTATTATGGATAAAGGGGGAAAGATCTTGCAATATAAGAGGGTGTTTTAGCATATCATAGGGGGCATGAGCAGAAAATGTATACCCTTACCCTaaatacattagataactttaagaaagggttggttGTATTTTAGCAATTGAGATCTAACTATCAGCtaagcaggttttatatagacataaggtTGAAGTATAATGGGAAATGGAATAGGGGCCCTTTAAATGTGGTCACAGGAGTGGTAATTCATACCTACTTTTTACTATACTTTTTCACTGTTACCCATGCAGTCCAGTCACTCAGCATTATGACCCACACAATGGTAAACGTGCAATGAGACCATCATTTTGTTTACCCCAGGGCAGAACTTCTAGCTCACATTGAAGTTCAAGGGATTATTGCTGTGGTTCTATTCTAGTGCACGAGTTACTAGATATTATTATAGATGCATAAAGCATTCCTACCGAGTGGAATATTGTGACATTGTTTTATGACTTGTACTGATTGCAGTCTTTTATTCTAGCCAGCAACATTGTCTTCATGTCAACCAAGGCAGTTTTAGTGGATTTTGGACTGAGTATTCAGATGACTGGGGACCTGTATCATCCAAAGGACCTAAGAGGGACTGAGGTAACTGCATACAATTGTAATATATACCTTATTATAAGTGggatttatgttttattatgccTTTATAACAAGACCGGAAAATGTGCATGTATGGTTTATTGTAGTCGATGCTAATTCTATCTTTTATTTATCGATCTGTCCatatctgaatttttttgtggaataTTCTTCATAAACTACATGAGCAAAATTAATATTATGATTCCTGTTGGCATCTGCAcctataaatattattaaaattaccTAACCTGAGGCAGGCAGTATGACCTCTTTTAATACTGTATgtgggcaaaaatacaaaaacatttgttgCTCTAGAATAAtgtctgtttttataaaaataaatgctacatACCCCATCTCCCAGCTGTACcatctaaatacaatcaataaaattttgtccgtttctgaaataatcaagtccatcttcactattcctctctcagcatctgtttctcttcattctgtcttcatacagcgaTTGGGTGtcggttagatccaatatatcttataggtgggctcATTTTGACTAGAAGATGtaatagagctcactctattaaaggaaaactataccccccgaacaatttaggtctctataaaaagatgttgcataaaacagctcatatataaaatcctgtttcatgtaaataaaccattttcataatatagatagatagatagatagatagatagatagatagatagatgcaggatttgtgcaaaaggcaggtagattttgtttataatggaatcagttttttgaatgagctctaatagaTCTGCtcggaaaggaagcccccccccacaTATGATAtcttggatctaactgtcaatgaatatctgacacccaactgctgcatgaagatagaatgaagagaaacaggtgctgagagagggatagtgaacataaactttcagaaacagtgcagaatatttaattgattgtatttagaaagtttctaatttcagtatgctgaagcttatattacattttttattttcgcgatagttccccttcaataATATACACCTGTATACAACTCGAGGCGTAAATAAGGCTATTGAGAGGCAGTGATTATTGTAATGCTGCCAGCTGCTCTTTTAATAGATTAGGCTTGCACCGAatcagggattcggctgaatccaagagcctggccaaaccaaatctgaaccttaacattttttttttgaaatttggcaaTTTCCATGCACAAggaggattcagttcggtattcgggcaaatACAGAGAAGAGGATTTGGGATTCTGCCTAACCCTGATAAGCAGGGTTCCGTGCACCCCTATTATGAATATTAGGACAATGTGAGTGTCTCATCCTCTCTCACTGGCAATTAGTTCCTTCTACCCCGGTGCAGAATGCAGCAGACGTATTTTAGGAAATGCATGTTTAGTAAAGTTGCAATCGTAGCAGAATGGATCTGAAATGACATTCATAACCGTTGGCTGCTGTTTGTTTACAGATCTACATGAGCCCAGAAGTTGTTCTGTGCAGAGGGCATTCAACCAAAGCTGATATATACAGCATGGGAGCCACCATCATTCACATGCAGACTGGTTATCCTCCCTGGGTCAAAAGATACCCACGTTCAGCCTACCCCTCCTATCTCTATATAGTAAGTAGTCTTTGTCTTTGTTAAAACAATAACCTGTGGACCCCTATTTCACTTGCAGtttaatatacttaaaggagaattcaacccgtagtttaaaaaaaccctcccccctacctgccccccccggggcaaatacccctaattttttactcacatgccgtgcagattctggcctcggagttcacggcagccatcttcttcttcccCAGTAATCTTCATGTATTGACGGCAttttcgacgcatgcgcagttaaatttccggtcccgaacaactgcacatgcgccaaaagttaTGAAGACTTTGGGGAAGTTTTCGagtctttcggcgcatgcgcagtggttcagCACCCggtactccaactgcgcatgcgtcaaaacttccgaaaaagaccaaagaaagaagatggcacccgtgaatcTGCATGGGGgggggtgagtaaaaaaaattaggggcatttgcccgggcgGCAGGTaggttgggggggaggggtgaagTGACTAACTGAAATGCCTTATaagcataaataatttttagtgatgcaccgaatccactattttggattcggccgaaccccagaatcctaaGAgaaagaataccgaaccgaatccgaaaccctattttgcatatgcaaattagggatgggaaggtgaaaactttttacttccttgttttgtgacaaaaagtcatgcgatttccctccccacccctaatttgcatatgcaaattaggattcagattcggttcaggcaggcagaaggattctgccgaatccaaatcctgctgaaaaaggccgaatcctgcccgagtcccgaaccgaatcctggatttgatgcatccctaataattttaaaacaaaggttgccctttataaaaacaaaacatatatcattataacatatatatttatgattataAACTGTACCTGCAGTTCATCATCACATTTGATTTTGTGGAAATATTACTTTTGCACTtcttacttcctgcttttttttttgttctggaagTGAGACCTGCAAAGGAAAAGTTCTTCCTTTATGCTTGGAAAACATGCGCTATTATGCTATACTGAGGTATAGTTGTATTTACAGACATGCCCATTACGATGTATTAGTTTCCCtattgcaagaaaaaacaccaaacctTCCATGAACAATATTTGACAGGGGACCCTATTTGCTTGAGCTAATGTTTTAGACTTTTAAAATTTTAgccttataaaatatatatttgttttctctatGCAACAGATACACAAACAGGCTCCTCCATTGGAAGATATCGCCGAAGACTGCAGCCCTGCTATGAAAGCTTTCCTGGCTGCGCTACTGGAGCGGAACCCAAATCAGCGGCTGCCCGCTGCAGATCTGCTGAAACACGAAGCTCTGCACCCACCTCCTGAGGATCAGCCTCGGTGCCAGAGCCTGGATAGCGCCCTCTTTGAAAAGAAACGATTACTGAAGAAAGAGCTGGAGTTGCCAGAAAACATTGCAGGTACAGAGATTATACTTGGGCTTTATATTAATGTATTAGATAAAGGTCAAATTATCATTAGTAATTCTAAAGGCAAATACACCCAATGACCAAAGggtcattttaaaaaaggttaaactgtttacccatagcaaccaatcagcaggcagtatTTAGATGATGTTTGAAAGCAAACTTGTGATAGGTtgctataaaatgtattaaaaaaacacccTCCCCCAGATTACGCTTCTGTCTGTCTTGGAAAATAGGAGCTTCCAAGGTCTGCTTTTTAAGGTTTCAGATGTTGAACTCTCAAAATCCTCTGACATCTGAAGTCCGCTGGGAGCTGTAATTGTCTCTAACTGAATTGGAAGCAGGTTTCATCCCTGCCTTACAGCCTTTCCCAAGATAATTACCCCTTAAGGATAGAACAGCTTTTTAATGATTACCGTATTATTACTTGgggatcgtaaaaaaaaaaacaccttgttGCCAAATTCAGAACTATCACTAGTTCTCTTATTTTACTGGATAACAATGTGTTCTCTGTGAACAAAAGATCTGAAGACTAAATTAAATATGTGATTTATCATAGGTATTTAATCCACCTTTAGCAGTAGTAATGACTTTGAAGTGGTAGTTGACCTATTACGTTTATTGTGCGCAGAAGACGGATTAAGATTAAAGAATAAGGAAAGCAGTGCTGCAGAGTAACTCTGCGCCTACCTCCCAGCAATTCAGGTCAGAACCACCAGGTCATAGTTACAATGGACCAGTATATGTCTGACCATTTCTGTTCtaactgtaattaatgtatattggaaagctgtcaggaacagttcccctttaaataatggtttAATGACTGGTGTTTcctaccttaaagggcatgtaaagtctaacatagaataaggctagaaattctgtattttgtatactaaatataaacatgaacttactgcaccacaagcctaatcaaacaaataatttatgctttcaaagttggctacagggggtcatcatcttgtaactgtgttaaacatctttgcaagactaagactgtgcacatgctcagtgtgatctgggctgcttagggatcatcataaacaaagctgcttgagttctgcatggctgggaagtaaggcgggggctccccctgctgttcataagtatgattgtttccctgctcagcagttagggaccgtctgacaattcctatccacagcagtaaatgaagggagaatttcactgcatacagtcaggtttcttataaaaacggtaaacattttttaattaaagtatattggagataggtttctttttcattaaagaaagtaaaaatgggattttatttttttgcctttacatgccctttaatggtaaTGATTGCGCTTTTCTGTTTTAATTTCCAGACTCTTCCATTTACACAAGTGAAGAATCGGAGCAGATGAGGAGGCAGCGATCTCTCTCTGTTGACCTTGGAGCCCTGGCTGGCTACCTGAACATTGTCCGTGAACCTCCAACTGTGGATTATGATTGCCCCTGAAAGAACAAGTCCAGGAGATGCTTGTGTCTACAGGAATGGCTTTTAGTGAAGCAGCAGGAACTGCTCAGAACATGAAGCCTATTCATTTGTATCAAACATTTTGGACCTTTAGTCACAGACTAGGGGAAGGGATTTGTAATGTCCCCAAATGCTCAAAAATTTCACATGGGCCGGCTGATTATACTGACATTTTCAGGGGTTCAGATTCTACTTACTGACCAACGAGTCACTGAGAATATGAGAATATTAACTGGTATACCCTATTATTTCTGCCTAATACATTAACTCAAGTGGAGAATAATCAGTCATTAATGTGTGTGACAAAtactgcagctttttttttttttttttttactacgtCTGGAGGAAAGGAATGGATTCCCGTGGAAATGTGCCTCGTTGCTTTTCTGATGTGTTCCAATAATGTTTTGACATGATATTCTGTACATCCTGATGGATGATTGTGTACGTCTATAACGACTGCTCATTAAACTCCATTTTCGGAGGGGTCACACAGCCAGTATAATGCACAATAACACTTTAGCTACGATGGATATACTGCATACTGTGTATGCTATTCACTTGCACCTTATAACAGCAAAACCAGCTTGCGGACCTGTAATTATTCTTTGAATAGTTTCACTGTAGTGCTTATTTAACATGAGGCATCTGAATGCCACATCCCTCCACTGGAGGGCAACGGCGATCAAAacaccccatatgtaataaaaaaaaaacacaaagttttcccagtagcagtaacacatagcaaccaataagatgtttgctttaggTTACTAgtcctgggcaaactcagtgccttcTATTACATAAACCCTTTAGAGTCTTTGTCTGACATGCTCTATATAATGTGTATGCTTCTAAGCTCACTGTTCTCTCTAAGCTGTGAATAAATCATTCTACTGATATTGTCTCCCCAGGGTCTTTATTAAAGCAGTGGTACATGGGGTATTTTGCAACAATCTCTAaaaagaatgtatatagaggcCTAAAAGCAAATATTCAATATATCTAGATTATTAAGCATCAATGGTTTGTTGAAGCTTGTGGGCACATGGACAGATAAAGTTGGATAAAGTAGAGCATCAAACTGAAGAGATCCAGAGGGCCAATCAGAATGGGCAAAAGTCTTTGAGGGCCACAGCTTTCCAAATTGGGCTGCATATACCATGGCGATTATGTACaataattaaacaattattttggattcattaTTGACTAGAATTATATTAGTACCCAAAATGTTATTTCAGGGTTGGTGTTTGTTTTGCAGTTTTTACCaaatttatacaacaaaaaccCCAAAAGGTATCGTGAACTTGATTGctaaggaaaatgtaataaaacccaAGGGAGGGTCGGAACAAcggttattttaaaggagaactaaaccctaaaaatgaatatggctaaaaatgccatattttatatagtgaacttattgcaccaccctaaagtttcagcttgtcaatagcagcaatgatccaggacttcaaacttgtcacagggggtcaccatcttggaaagtgtctgtgacactcacatgctcagtgggctctgagcagctgttgagaagctaagcttaggggtcgtcactaattatccagcagaaaatgaggttggtctgtaatataaactgatgctatagggctgattattaaattctgatgctaattgcactggtttctgtgctgccatgtagtaattatctgtattaattactaatcagccttatattgtgacatttctattctatgtgtactgtatattgtgagtgggtccctaagctcagtaagtgacagcagcacagagcatgtgcagtgaatcggcagaaaagaagatggggagctactggggcatctttggagacacagatctttactgctaaagggctgtgtttgccttgggctggtacagaagcacaaaacataatgtacaacatttctagctacttctttagttaagctttagttctcctttaagtgatgaGAAAGGTCAGGGGGCTGCAAAGTAGATGTGCGGGAGGGCCACATGGTGCTCCCCAAAACCCAAGTCATGTGGCTTTGATTATATGAGGTATTGATAAATCGACATGGCTGATGACCTTGTTGGCAAATATATAAAATTCTTAACTGAGCGGAGTACAATTCACAGGTAATTTGTCTTCTAGGCATTTAATAGCCGTACTTCCTGAaacttaaaggaaatgtaaaccctcaaaacaaatccATGCTTGTAGCtttcttctaaacacttttttgttgttttcaagACATTAGCTGTTTTAAAACTGCTGGTAAAattgttgtaccatgttagccaacTAAACTTTATAGGGCAaccccttttgaaataaaaaataacaaaagtggtataaaggtgatacatttattggctaactaagataatcatagcaagctttgataacatttcagttccttttcAACCtgtgaaagcttgctgtgattaccttggttagccaataaatgtatcacctttataccacttgttttttttttttctaattgcaaatgggttgccctgtaacagttTTAAACTAACATTCATGATATTGGCAGTTTAAAAATGGATGGTTGCTTAAAAACTAGAGATAAAGCAAATGTAGATTTAAAAAGTCTTTACACGTTTTGTTTTTGAgggttacatttcctttaaatgaacattgaCTGAGACTCTGTAGCCAGTTCCAGATACCGTAtacactcgagtataagccgtcccgagtataagccgaggtacctaattttacctccaaaaactgggaaagcttattgactcgagtataagccgagggtgagaaatgtagcagcttctggtaagtttcaatcaaaaaatttagggtttctgctcccattggagttgccggcgtctcgttttttgatgctggcgaccattcttggacgccggcgaatattcttagagactattcttggacgccggcgactattcttagaccccggcgactattcttagacgccggcgacagtttttgcgcttgacccgagtataagccgaggtagagtttttcagcatattttgggggctgaaaaactcggcttatactcgagtatatatggtaatgggaaatccgttatccagaaagctctgaattacaagaaggccaactcccatagacttaattttatccaaataatccagattttaaaaaataatttcctttttctctgttgtaataaaacagtaccttgtacttgatcctaactaagaaataatgaatacttgttggaggcaaaactatccaaCCTGGttgaattaatatttaaatgacatTTGGCAGACTGAATTTGATCAAAACAATCTCTGTACCAGTGAATCACAAAAGGAAGGGAAGTTCTGTGGAAATGCTACGCTAATCTCTTATCTCTCTTATTACATCAATCGGTCATCCTCTTATTAgaaaatgcacaacatgtttcggatcaaaaatccttcctcaggtgcaatctCTGTACCCGTGAATCACAAAAGGAAGGGAAGTTCTGTGGAAATGCTACTCTTATCTCTTATCTGTTGGTATATTCACAAACACACCTCTCATCAGGGAGTTCACCCAAAAGCTGCCTAAGCAACTTTCATGTGCAGTCATGAAAATGTACCATCACAGTGGAAAGCCATATctgtatttctgtttcttttctgttctctgcGTCTGACTGTATAAACAGTAGTTACTTCTCTGACCGGGTCAGCTAATCTGCTGCTTCTgatgcattgtttcaggagtcagagccggCAGTGCTTGCAATGTCAACAGCCAGAGAGAATGAGTTTTCAGTCGATATTACATTGGCTCGTAACATAAAAACACTTGTTAATGAATATTGGAAAAAATGctctcatgaaaaaaaaaaaggtttttggatttatacatacagtatttatgatATATCATCCCCTTATttgagatatatttatatttaattgcagcagttaaatgagaactaaatcctgtaaatgaatatggctacataatgaacttattgcaccagcctaatgtttcagcttgtcaatagcagcaatgatccaggacttcaaacttgtcacagggggtcaccatcttggaaagtgtctgtgacactcacatgctcagtgggctctgagcagctgttgagaagctaagcttagggctcgtcactaattatccag is a window from the Xenopus laevis strain J_2021 chromosome 6L, Xenopus_laevis_v10.1, whole genome shotgun sequence genome containing:
- the map3k8.L gene encoding mitogen-activated protein kinase kinase kinase 8, producing MPAAGHSLGYKAGSLLDSRAVMELMSTNSDQMEETELLLTYLNVSDVVNIMENFYRDGEACAGVEKPIRESPEAYDCEERSDSLFLSGQEPSLLLSVKYGSERELLSFANQVTDASKYLHACLQQECGIIMNKMLTIRSGRYQIETDVLLYPWKMTYRNIGSDFIPRGAFGKVHLAQDLETRKRMACKLIPVEHFKPTEVEFQVQLRHENIAELYGVILCNNMVHLYMEAGEGGSVMEKLESCGPLREFEIIWVTKHILKGLDFLHSKNVIHHDIKPSNIVFMSTKAVLVDFGLSIQMTGDLYHPKDLRGTEIYMSPEVVLCRGHSTKADIYSMGATIIHMQTGYPPWVKRYPRSAYPSYLYIIHKQAPPLEDIAEDCSPAMKAFLAALLERNPNQRLPAADLLKHEALHPPPEDQPRCQSLDSALFEKKRLLKKELELPENIADSSIYTSEESEQMRRQRSLSVDLGALAGYLNIVREPPTVDYDCP